TCTACCTCAACATAGGTAATGCCATCTACAATCTTATCCGGTAATTCTTCGCAAATGATTGCACGAGCTCCTGCATTGATTGATTTTTCAATGTATTGATGGCCATCGGTCTGAGTTCCTTTGATGGCAACGAAGACATCATCCAAAGAAACTTTTCTGGAATCAAAGCATATGGCGTTGATACGACAATTTGTAGTACCGCTTACCGCCGTTAGACTTACCCCGAACAATATGTCCTTTAATACCTTCATGAAAGCTCCAACACTATTTTCTTTACCTTTTTAATATCCGTTCCCTTTGATATGGATTGACGACGTACGGTGCCATTACCCCTTACTTCCACCTCCAACCCGAGATTTTCCAGAATGGACACCGCGTCCATGCCGCTCATACCCTTTACATTGGGCACCTCGTTATAATTCTTTTGGGCATCGGCAAAATAGCCTTGATAATTATCTTCCAAGCCCTCTATTAAAGTCTCTTTGCCCTCCACTTCGTCAATTAAGGGGGAATTGGCGTAAATCTTTTGTGCAACGGATTTAAAAACAGGACCGGAAACATCCGCTCCGTAATAACCCACACTTTGATCCGGCTCGTGGATAACCACGATGCAAGAATACTTAGGATCATCCGCAGGAAAATAGCCAGCGAAAGTTGAAATGTATTTTAACTTATCCGGGTCTTTTGAAACATAGTTCTTTTGGGTAGTTCCCGTTTTTCCTGCCATTGAAAAATTTGGGGAGTACAGACCATGACCTGTACCGTGCTTCTGCTCCACTACATTCTTAAGCAATTGTTGTACTTTTTTAGCCGTTTCTTTGGAGCAAATTGCACTGTTCAATACCTCTTTATCAAATTTTTTGATGGTCTTGTTCCATTCCTTAACCTCTTTGATCAATCTAGGTTTGATTAATTCACCATTGTTAGCTATGGCATTATAAAAAGCCAGCGTTTGCAAAGGCGTCAGCGCCACTTCGTAACCATAGGCCATTTGCGCCAATGATAGACCGGACCAACCTTTATCACCAGGATATCGTAGAATTGGTGTGCCCTCCCCTTTTACAGGAAGACCTAATTCTTTATGAATATCCATGCTCATAAGCCGATTCACGTACTTCTCCGGGTTGTCCTTATAATTATTATGTATTATTTTGGCAAAGGCTGTGTTGGAGGAAACCTCAAAGGCTTTGGCAACGGAAATCTCTCCATGACCGCCGTTTTTAGAATCCCTTACCGTGTGCTTATAGATGCGCCATCTCCCTTTTTCGGTATCGACCACAGTGCTGGTATCTATTACTTTATCTTCCAGGGCGGCCACCAAATTCATCAATTTGAAAGTAGAACCAGGCTCATGGGATTCGCCAATGGCATAATTCAACCGCTCGTAATACTTCCCTTCGGATGTTCTTCCCAGATTGGAAATGGCTTTTACTTCACCCGTTTTGGTTTCCATTACGATGACCGTCCCGTGATCGGCCTTATAATATTCCAATTGCCGAAGCAGTGCATGGTGGGCAATATCTTGTATATTAATGTCAATGGTTGAATATACATCATAACCATCCTTAGGCTCTACAATATTATCATTACCGATAGGCTTCCATTGTCCCTTGGCTATTTTTTGCTTTAGTCGCTTTCCTTCCACACCACGTAAGTACTCTCCAAAAGCACCTTCCATACCTACCCTGGTGCGGTATCCATTTTCATCCACTCTTTCGTAACCAACACTTCGCTCCGCAATTTTCCCTAAGGGATGCTCTCTTTTGGTTTTTTGCTCAATGACCAAGCCCCCTTTAAAAGGACCCTTGTTAAAAAGTGGCATTTCCTTGACCGCTATAAAATCGGAGTAATCCAGATTACGGGCCACTAATGCATATCGGTTTTTATTGGCCTTTGCTTTACGTAACAACTGTTGGTAGTGTGAAGAAGTTTTTCCTAAAAGTTTGGACAAGGCGTCCGATAAAGGTTTTATGTTTTCCTTGAAATCGGCGTCTTTCACGGTAACCGCATCAAAACGAATGGTATACTTAGAAACCGATGTGGCCAGCAAGCTCCCATCATCCGAATAGAGATTTCCCCTATTGGGCGCAATCGTGAACATTTTAGTGGTACGGGTTTCCGATAAGACCATGTATTTCTCGCCGTCCACAACTTGAATGGAAACCAATTTAAATAGAACGGCCGCTGCAAAAAGCACCAGTGCGCCAGCTACAAAATATAATCGAGTTAGTATGCTCTTATCGGTTGCGGGCATTTTTACTTAGCGTCGTTTAAGGATTTCACCATAATTTTCTTTGGGGGATTCTCCGAGGGATATAATTCTTTGGCGGCTACAGTACCTGTAATAGTGGATTCCAGTTTCAATCGTTGTACGTCCGACCGTGCATCCACAAACTCACTTCTCAATTCTTTTACCTCTTCGTTTAGAGCGGCAATTCTGTGTACTTTTTTGTCCGCACTATGGGAGCTACTGATCATTACGGCGGCTAAAAACGAAGCAAAAATTATGAACAACCAATTCTTTGGCGCATCACCGCTTACCAAGAACTTCCCTTTTAAAATGTCCAATAAACCTTTTTTCATGAGTGTTCTTTATTTTAAATTCTTTCGGCAATCCGCAGTTTTGCACTGCGTGCCCTATTATTCAACTTTATTTCTTCCTTAGATGGCACTATCAACGAACCTACTTTTTTAAGGGGAACGTCTATATTCCCATAAAAATCCTTTTCCGGCTCTCCCTCAAACTGCCCCGCCCTTATAAAGCGTTTTACTAAACGGTCTTCTAAAGAGTGATAACTAATTGCACTTAATCTTCCACCTTTTTCGAGAAGTCCTGGAACCTGTTCCAAAAACTCCTTGATGACCTCAACCTCCTGATTTACCTCTATGCGAATGGCCTGATAAATCTGGGCCAGAATCTTATGCTTCTTATGCTCAGGCAAAAACTTTTTTAATACCAGCTTCAACTCCTCTGTGGTTTTAATACTATCAATTTCACGTTGCTGCACAATCACATTTGCCATAGCGTTCGCATTACGCAAATCCCCATATTCGAACAACACTTTGCGCAAATCGTCATAAGAATAGGAGTTGATGACCTCATACGCAGAAACCGTATTTCGTTTGCTCATCCGCATGTCCAAATCCGCATCGAACCTGGTGGAAAAACCCCTTTCCGCTTTGTCGAATTGATGTGACGAAACTCCAAAATCCGCTAAGATTCCATCTACTTTCCGAATGCCATAGAACTTCAAAAATTGGGTGATATACCTAAAGTTTTCCCCAATTAGTACAAATCTTTTATCTGCAAGGCTATTGGCCTGTGCATCTTCATCCTGGTCAAAGGCGTACAATTTGCCATTCTCTCCCAGTCTTTTCAATATTTCCTTGGAATGCCCTCCTCCGCCAAATGTGACATCCACATAAATTCCATTTTCCTTTATAGCCAATCCATCTACCGATTCCTTTAAGAGTACCGGATTATGATACATTGTCCTTTGGTTTTTCGGCATAGTTCACCTCATAAGCTAATTCTTCCCTGCTCTCGGGGGCCGAATCCACTTCACCGTCATAGGTAGCTTTATCCCATATTTCCAAACGATTGTCCATAGGAGAAAGGGTCACCTCTTTTGTAATATTGACTAAACCGATTATATCCTTAGGAATCAATAACCTGCCTGTTGCATCAATTTCTACCCTGCGCAACCCTGCCGTAAACTTTCGCTTAAATTCCCTATCCTTTCTACTATCGCCCAAACGCTCGTTCAATTTCTTGATCTCGGCTTTCCAAACAGCATCGGGATAGAATTCTAGACATTCATCGTAATAGGATTTCTTTATAAAAAAACCATCATGGAGCAAAGGAGCCATCTGATTCCTAAGGGAAACGGGTAACATTACCCTTCCTTTAGCATCGGCTTTACAATTGTAAACTCCTGAAAAATAGATTTCCAAAATTGTTGGTCTTTGTTATATAACTCAAATATATAAATATTATTACCACATTTTACCACTAAAAAACACTTTGTTAATAAAATTGACAGATTTTGCATCATTTTAGTCATTTTGTGTGCTTTAAATGGGTTCGTTCTCCCCCTTTGAGTGCTTTAACCCATCGAAAAATAGTTACTGCATAAAATTGATACCTGTATAATGAGTGGAATCCCATTACGGGTAATTGTCTATATTTGCCCAAAGATCAGCACCATTCTGAATGGAAGACGAAATACTACAAGACGGGAAATTCAAGTATATTGAAAAAGGAGAAGGTACTCCTATAATCATCCTGCACGGCCTTATGGGCGGATTGAGCAATTTTCACGGGGTAACCGATTATTTCCCGAAAAAAGGCTACAAAGTTTTCGTGCCCGAGCTACCCATCTATGATATGCCCATGCTTAAGACCAACGTAAAGAACTTTGCAAAATTTCTTGAAAAGTTTATAGAGCACAAAGGACTTAAAGATGTTATTCTTTTAGGTAACTCTTTGGGCGGCCACATTGGTTTACTACACACGAAGCTCTATCCCAAAATGGTCAAAGCGCTAGTCATTACCGGAAGTTCTGGATTGTATGAGAGCGCTATGGGCGATGGATACCCGAAAAGGGGGGACTATGAGTTCATTAAGAAAAAAGCACAGGACGTATTTTATGATCCCGCCGTTGCCACTAAGGAAATTGTCGACGAAGTTTTTGCTACCGTTAACGACCGGGTAAAACTGGTGAAGACTTTGGCCATAGCCAAAAGCGCTATACGCCACAACATGGCTCAGGACCTGCCAAAGATGAAAACCCCTACGTGTATTATCTGGGGCAAGAACGATAGTGTAACCCCTCCCGACGTAGCGGAACTCTTTCATGAACTGCTGCCGGATTCCGAACTTTTCTGGATCAACGAATGTGGGCACGCCCCTATGATGGAACATCCCAAGGAGTTCAATGCCATATTGGACGCTTGGTTGGAAAAGAGAAATTTCTAAATTTTTTTTGATGAAAATAAAGTCGGCCGACTTTGTAATGAGCAATTCCGATGTTGCCAAATGTCCGAACGAACCCCTACCCGAATATGCGTTTATCGGTAGGTCCAACGTTGGGAAATCTTCATTGATAAATATGCTCACAGAGCGTAAAAGCTTGGCAAAGACCTCCGGTCGGCCAGGAAAGACCCAGCTCATTAATCATTTCAAAATCAATGAAAATTGGTTTTTGGTAGATTTACCGGGTTATGGCTACGCCAAAGTCTCTAGGCGCGACAAGAACATTTTTCAGAAATACATTACGAACTACTTTTTGCAACGGGAGCAGCTCGTATGCTCTTTTGTACTTATAGATATACGCCACGAACCCCAAAAGATAGACCTGGATTTTATGCAATGGTTGGGAGAGAACGGCATACCCTTTGCCATCATATTTACAAAGGCCGACAAATTAAAGCCTCTTGCCATTGAAAAGCATGTAGAAAACTACATCAATGAGCTGCTTTCTGGTGCCTGGGAAGAAGCGCCACAACATTTCGTCACCTCATCTAGTAAAAAAATTGGGCGGGACGAGCTTCTTGAATACATCGATGGCATAAACCTTCAGTTTTTTGAGGCCACCAAGAAATAGATTAGTCTAGACTAGACCTCATGTATTAGCTTCAACCCATAGTTACATCTAAATTTGTCAGCTCAGCGCACCTACCGACTACATTTCAATATTTAAATCTATTTTTGAAAATACCTATTTTTCAATCCTAGATGAACAATACCACTACATTAATCATTATACTACTTTCTATTGGC
This sequence is a window from Maribacter aestuarii. Protein-coding genes within it:
- a CDS encoding penicillin-binding protein translates to MPATDKSILTRLYFVAGALVLFAAAVLFKLVSIQVVDGEKYMVLSETRTTKMFTIAPNRGNLYSDDGSLLATSVSKYTIRFDAVTVKDADFKENIKPLSDALSKLLGKTSSHYQQLLRKAKANKNRYALVARNLDYSDFIAVKEMPLFNKGPFKGGLVIEQKTKREHPLGKIAERSVGYERVDENGYRTRVGMEGAFGEYLRGVEGKRLKQKIAKGQWKPIGNDNIVEPKDGYDVYSTIDINIQDIAHHALLRQLEYYKADHGTVIVMETKTGEVKAISNLGRTSEGKYYERLNYAIGESHEPGSTFKLMNLVAALEDKVIDTSTVVDTEKGRWRIYKHTVRDSKNGGHGEISVAKAFEVSSNTAFAKIIHNNYKDNPEKYVNRLMSMDIHKELGLPVKGEGTPILRYPGDKGWSGLSLAQMAYGYEVALTPLQTLAFYNAIANNGELIKPRLIKEVKEWNKTIKKFDKEVLNSAICSKETAKKVQQLLKNVVEQKHGTGHGLYSPNFSMAGKTGTTQKNYVSKDPDKLKYISTFAGYFPADDPKYSCIVVIHEPDQSVGYYGADVSGPVFKSVAQKIYANSPLIDEVEGKETLIEGLEDNYQGYFADAQKNYNEVPNVKGMSGMDAVSILENLGLEVEVRGNGTVRRQSISKGTDIKKVKKIVLELS
- a CDS encoding FtsL-like putative cell division protein, whose protein sequence is MKKGLLDILKGKFLVSGDAPKNWLFIIFASFLAAVMISSSHSADKKVHRIAALNEEVKELRSEFVDARSDVQRLKLESTITGTVAAKELYPSENPPKKIMVKSLNDAK
- the rsmH gene encoding 16S rRNA (cytosine(1402)-N(4))-methyltransferase RsmH, giving the protein MYHNPVLLKESVDGLAIKENGIYVDVTFGGGGHSKEILKRLGENGKLYAFDQDEDAQANSLADKRFVLIGENFRYITQFLKFYGIRKVDGILADFGVSSHQFDKAERGFSTRFDADLDMRMSKRNTVSAYEVINSYSYDDLRKVLFEYGDLRNANAMANVIVQQREIDSIKTTEELKLVLKKFLPEHKKHKILAQIYQAIRIEVNQEVEVIKEFLEQVPGLLEKGGRLSAISYHSLEDRLVKRFIRAGQFEGEPEKDFYGNIDVPLKKVGSLIVPSKEEIKLNNRARSAKLRIAERI
- a CDS encoding division/cell wall cluster transcriptional repressor MraZ is translated as MEIYFSGVYNCKADAKGRVMLPVSLRNQMAPLLHDGFFIKKSYYDECLEFYPDAVWKAEIKKLNERLGDSRKDREFKRKFTAGLRRVEIDATGRLLIPKDIIGLVNITKEVTLSPMDNRLEIWDKATYDGEVDSAPESREELAYEVNYAEKPKDNVS
- a CDS encoding alpha/beta fold hydrolase, giving the protein MEDEILQDGKFKYIEKGEGTPIIILHGLMGGLSNFHGVTDYFPKKGYKVFVPELPIYDMPMLKTNVKNFAKFLEKFIEHKGLKDVILLGNSLGGHIGLLHTKLYPKMVKALVITGSSGLYESAMGDGYPKRGDYEFIKKKAQDVFYDPAVATKEIVDEVFATVNDRVKLVKTLAIAKSAIRHNMAQDLPKMKTPTCIIWGKNDSVTPPDVAELFHELLPDSELFWINECGHAPMMEHPKEFNAILDAWLEKRNF
- the yihA gene encoding ribosome biogenesis GTP-binding protein YihA/YsxC, whose amino-acid sequence is MKIKSADFVMSNSDVAKCPNEPLPEYAFIGRSNVGKSSLINMLTERKSLAKTSGRPGKTQLINHFKINENWFLVDLPGYGYAKVSRRDKNIFQKYITNYFLQREQLVCSFVLIDIRHEPQKIDLDFMQWLGENGIPFAIIFTKADKLKPLAIEKHVENYINELLSGAWEEAPQHFVTSSSKKIGRDELLEYIDGINLQFFEATKK